In Peromyscus maniculatus bairdii isolate BWxNUB_F1_BW_parent chromosome 21, HU_Pman_BW_mat_3.1, whole genome shotgun sequence, one DNA window encodes the following:
- the Aire gene encoding autoimmune regulator isoform X1, with protein sequence MAGGDGTLRRLLRLHRTEIAVAVDSAFPLLHALADHDVVPEDKFQETLRLKEKEGCPQAFHALLSWLLTQDSGAILDFWRVLFKDYNLERYSRLHPILEGFPKDVDLSQPRKGRKPLAGPKVSVLPPRPPTKRKALEEPRATLPAAPTPKSSASPGSHPKTKPPKKPEGSLESQRLPLGNGIQAMSASVQRAVTVSSGDVPGTRGAVEGILIQQVFESGGSKKCIQVGGEFYTPSKFEDPSSNAKNKTRGGSSLKPVVRAKGAQVTIAGRDEQRMGQQCGVPALPALPSEPQVHQKNEDECAVCHDGGELICCDGCPRAFHLACLSPPLREIPSGLWRCSRCLQGRVQKNLSQPEESRPLEPPAETPILLGLRSASEGTRGLTRELPASSEAAITYVNMLAPPSAAPLPLLEPSALRPLLSAGTEGQQSTAPGARCGVCGDGVDTLRCAHCAAAFHWRCHFPMTEARPGTNPRCKSCSADPTPTPGEAGPTSARPAPGLAKVGDDSAGHESVLQRDDLESLLNEHSFDGILQWAIQSMSRPLAEAPPFSS encoded by the exons ATGGCCGGCGGGGATGGGACGCTGCGCCGCCTGCTGAGGCTGCACCGCACCGAGATCGCGGTGGCGGTCGACAGCGCCTTTCCACTGCTGCACGCTCTGGCCGACCACGACGTGGTCCCAGAGGACAAGTTCCAG GAGACACTCCGCCTGAAGGAGAAGGAGGGCTGCCCCCAGGCCTTCCATGCCCTGCTGTCCTGGCTCCTGACCCAGGACAGTGGGGCCATCCTGGACTTCTGGAGGGTTCTCTTTAAGGACTACAATCTGGAACGCTACAGCCGCCTGCATCCCATCCTGGAGGGCTTCCCAAAAG ATGTGGACCTCAGCCAGCCCCGGAAGGGAAGGAAACCCCTTGCTGGTCCCAAGGTCTCAGTACTGCCGCCCAGACCCCCCACCAAGAGAAAAGCCCTAGAGGAGCCTCGGGCTACCCTACCAGCAGCCCCGACCCCCAAGAGCTCTGCCAGCCCAG GCTCCCACCCAAAGACCAAGCCCCCTAAGAAGCCAGAGGGCAGTTTGGAGTCACAGCGCCTCCCCCTGGGGAATG GAATCCAGGCCATGTCGGCTTCCGTCCAGAGAGCTGTGACGGTGTCCTCCGGGGATGTCCCAGGAACCCGAGGGGCTGTGGAAGGAATCCTTATCCAGCAGGTGTTTGAGTCAG GAGGATCCAAGAAGTGCATCCAGGTTGGGGGCGAGTTTTACACCCCCAGCAAGTTTGAAGATCCCAGTAGCAATGCAAAGAATAAGACCCGTGGTGGTAGCAGCCTAAAGCCCGTGGTCCGAGCCAAGGGAGCCCAGGTCACTATTGCT GGTAGAGATGAGCAGAGAATGGGCCAGCAGTGTGGGGTCCCTGCCCTTCCAGCCCttcccagtgagccccaggttcaccAG AAGAACGAGGACGAATGTGCTGTGTGCCACGATGGAGGTGAGCTCATCTGCTGTGATGGCTGCCCCAGGGCCTTCCACCTGGCTTGCCTGTCCCCACCTCTGCGGGAGATCCCCAG CGGCCTCTGGAGGTGCTCCCGCTGCCTCCagggcagagtccagaagaaCCTGTCCCAGCCTGAGGAGTCCAGGCCCCTGGAGCCACCTGCAGAGACCCCG ATCCTCCTGGGACTGAGGTCAGCTTCAGAGGGGACCAGGGGCCTGACCAGGGAGCTCCCAGCCAGCTCAGAGGCAGCCATCACATACGTGAACATGCTGGCCCCCCCTTCTGCggcccccctgcctctgctggaaccTTCAGCACTACGCCCTctgctaagtgctgggactgaggGGCAGCAG AGTACGGCACCCGGCGCACGGTGTGGTGTGTGCGGGGATGGCGTGGACACGCTGCGGTGCGCACACTGTGCGGCGGCCTTCCATTGGCGCTGCCACTTCCCGATGACCGAAGCCCGGCCAGG GACGAACCCCCGCTGCAAGTCCTGCTCTGCAGACCCGACTCCCACTCCTGGTGAGGCAGGGCCGACTTCTGCGCGCCCGGCCCCTGGGCTTGCCAAG GTGGGGGACGACTCTGCTGGTCACGAGTCTGTTCTGCAAAGGGATGATCTGGAGTCCCTCCTGAATGAG CACTCCTTCGACGGCATCCTGCAGTGGGCCATCCAGAGCATGTCACGGCCGCTGGCCGAGGCACCACCCTTCTCCTCCTGA
- the Aire gene encoding autoimmune regulator isoform X2, producing MAGGDGTLRRLLRLHRTEIAVAVDSAFPLLHALADHDVVPEDKFQETLRLKEKEGCPQAFHALLSWLLTQDSGAILDFWRVLFKDYNLERYSRLHPILEGFPKDVDLSQPRKGRKPLAGPKVSVLPPRPPTKRKALEEPRATLPAAPTPKSSASPGSHPKTKPPKKPEGSLESQRLPLGNGIQAMSASVQRAVTVSSGDVPGTRGAVEGILIQQVFESGGSKKCIQVGGEFYTPSKFEDPSSNAKNKTRGGSSLKPVVRAKGAQGRDEQRMGQQCGVPALPALPSEPQVHQKNEDECAVCHDGGELICCDGCPRAFHLACLSPPLREIPSGLWRCSRCLQGRVQKNLSQPEESRPLEPPAETPILLGLRSASEGTRGLTRELPASSEAAITYVNMLAPPSAAPLPLLEPSALRPLLSAGTEGQQSTAPGARCGVCGDGVDTLRCAHCAAAFHWRCHFPMTEARPGTNPRCKSCSADPTPTPGEAGPTSARPAPGLAKVGDDSAGHESVLQRDDLESLLNEHSFDGILQWAIQSMSRPLAEAPPFSS from the exons ATGGCCGGCGGGGATGGGACGCTGCGCCGCCTGCTGAGGCTGCACCGCACCGAGATCGCGGTGGCGGTCGACAGCGCCTTTCCACTGCTGCACGCTCTGGCCGACCACGACGTGGTCCCAGAGGACAAGTTCCAG GAGACACTCCGCCTGAAGGAGAAGGAGGGCTGCCCCCAGGCCTTCCATGCCCTGCTGTCCTGGCTCCTGACCCAGGACAGTGGGGCCATCCTGGACTTCTGGAGGGTTCTCTTTAAGGACTACAATCTGGAACGCTACAGCCGCCTGCATCCCATCCTGGAGGGCTTCCCAAAAG ATGTGGACCTCAGCCAGCCCCGGAAGGGAAGGAAACCCCTTGCTGGTCCCAAGGTCTCAGTACTGCCGCCCAGACCCCCCACCAAGAGAAAAGCCCTAGAGGAGCCTCGGGCTACCCTACCAGCAGCCCCGACCCCCAAGAGCTCTGCCAGCCCAG GCTCCCACCCAAAGACCAAGCCCCCTAAGAAGCCAGAGGGCAGTTTGGAGTCACAGCGCCTCCCCCTGGGGAATG GAATCCAGGCCATGTCGGCTTCCGTCCAGAGAGCTGTGACGGTGTCCTCCGGGGATGTCCCAGGAACCCGAGGGGCTGTGGAAGGAATCCTTATCCAGCAGGTGTTTGAGTCAG GAGGATCCAAGAAGTGCATCCAGGTTGGGGGCGAGTTTTACACCCCCAGCAAGTTTGAAGATCCCAGTAGCAATGCAAAGAATAAGACCCGTGGTGGTAGCAGCCTAAAGCCCGTGGTCCGAGCCAAGGGAGCCCAG GGTAGAGATGAGCAGAGAATGGGCCAGCAGTGTGGGGTCCCTGCCCTTCCAGCCCttcccagtgagccccaggttcaccAG AAGAACGAGGACGAATGTGCTGTGTGCCACGATGGAGGTGAGCTCATCTGCTGTGATGGCTGCCCCAGGGCCTTCCACCTGGCTTGCCTGTCCCCACCTCTGCGGGAGATCCCCAG CGGCCTCTGGAGGTGCTCCCGCTGCCTCCagggcagagtccagaagaaCCTGTCCCAGCCTGAGGAGTCCAGGCCCCTGGAGCCACCTGCAGAGACCCCG ATCCTCCTGGGACTGAGGTCAGCTTCAGAGGGGACCAGGGGCCTGACCAGGGAGCTCCCAGCCAGCTCAGAGGCAGCCATCACATACGTGAACATGCTGGCCCCCCCTTCTGCggcccccctgcctctgctggaaccTTCAGCACTACGCCCTctgctaagtgctgggactgaggGGCAGCAG AGTACGGCACCCGGCGCACGGTGTGGTGTGTGCGGGGATGGCGTGGACACGCTGCGGTGCGCACACTGTGCGGCGGCCTTCCATTGGCGCTGCCACTTCCCGATGACCGAAGCCCGGCCAGG GACGAACCCCCGCTGCAAGTCCTGCTCTGCAGACCCGACTCCCACTCCTGGTGAGGCAGGGCCGACTTCTGCGCGCCCGGCCCCTGGGCTTGCCAAG GTGGGGGACGACTCTGCTGGTCACGAGTCTGTTCTGCAAAGGGATGATCTGGAGTCCCTCCTGAATGAG CACTCCTTCGACGGCATCCTGCAGTGGGCCATCCAGAGCATGTCACGGCCGCTGGCCGAGGCACCACCCTTCTCCTCCTGA
- the Aire gene encoding autoimmune regulator isoform X4: MAGGDGTLRRLLRLHRTEIAVAVDSAFPLLHALADHDVVPEDKFQETLRLKEKEGCPQAFHALLSWLLTQDSGAILDFWRVLFKDYNLERYSRLHPILEGFPKDVDLSQPRKGRKPLAGPKVSVLPPRPPTKRKALEEPRATLPAAPTPKSSASPGSHPKTKPPKKPEGSLESQRLPLGNGIQAMSASVQRAVTVSSGDVPGTRGAVEGILIQQVFESGGSKKCIQVGGEFYTPSKFEDPSSNAKNKTRGGSSLKPVVRAKGAQGRDEQRMGQQCGVPALPALPSEPQVHQNEDECAVCHDGGELICCDGCPRAFHLACLSPPLREIPSGLWRCSRCLQGRVQKNLSQPEESRPLEPPAETPILLGLRSASEGTRGLTRELPASSEAAITYVNMLAPPSAAPLPLLEPSALRPLLSAGTEGQQSTAPGARCGVCGDGVDTLRCAHCAAAFHWRCHFPMTEARPGTNPRCKSCSADPTPTPGEAGPTSARPAPGLAKVGDDSAGHESVLQRDDLESLLNEHSFDGILQWAIQSMSRPLAEAPPFSS; this comes from the exons ATGGCCGGCGGGGATGGGACGCTGCGCCGCCTGCTGAGGCTGCACCGCACCGAGATCGCGGTGGCGGTCGACAGCGCCTTTCCACTGCTGCACGCTCTGGCCGACCACGACGTGGTCCCAGAGGACAAGTTCCAG GAGACACTCCGCCTGAAGGAGAAGGAGGGCTGCCCCCAGGCCTTCCATGCCCTGCTGTCCTGGCTCCTGACCCAGGACAGTGGGGCCATCCTGGACTTCTGGAGGGTTCTCTTTAAGGACTACAATCTGGAACGCTACAGCCGCCTGCATCCCATCCTGGAGGGCTTCCCAAAAG ATGTGGACCTCAGCCAGCCCCGGAAGGGAAGGAAACCCCTTGCTGGTCCCAAGGTCTCAGTACTGCCGCCCAGACCCCCCACCAAGAGAAAAGCCCTAGAGGAGCCTCGGGCTACCCTACCAGCAGCCCCGACCCCCAAGAGCTCTGCCAGCCCAG GCTCCCACCCAAAGACCAAGCCCCCTAAGAAGCCAGAGGGCAGTTTGGAGTCACAGCGCCTCCCCCTGGGGAATG GAATCCAGGCCATGTCGGCTTCCGTCCAGAGAGCTGTGACGGTGTCCTCCGGGGATGTCCCAGGAACCCGAGGGGCTGTGGAAGGAATCCTTATCCAGCAGGTGTTTGAGTCAG GAGGATCCAAGAAGTGCATCCAGGTTGGGGGCGAGTTTTACACCCCCAGCAAGTTTGAAGATCCCAGTAGCAATGCAAAGAATAAGACCCGTGGTGGTAGCAGCCTAAAGCCCGTGGTCCGAGCCAAGGGAGCCCAG GGTAGAGATGAGCAGAGAATGGGCCAGCAGTGTGGGGTCCCTGCCCTTCCAGCCCttcccagtgagccccaggttcaccAG AACGAGGACGAATGTGCTGTGTGCCACGATGGAGGTGAGCTCATCTGCTGTGATGGCTGCCCCAGGGCCTTCCACCTGGCTTGCCTGTCCCCACCTCTGCGGGAGATCCCCAG CGGCCTCTGGAGGTGCTCCCGCTGCCTCCagggcagagtccagaagaaCCTGTCCCAGCCTGAGGAGTCCAGGCCCCTGGAGCCACCTGCAGAGACCCCG ATCCTCCTGGGACTGAGGTCAGCTTCAGAGGGGACCAGGGGCCTGACCAGGGAGCTCCCAGCCAGCTCAGAGGCAGCCATCACATACGTGAACATGCTGGCCCCCCCTTCTGCggcccccctgcctctgctggaaccTTCAGCACTACGCCCTctgctaagtgctgggactgaggGGCAGCAG AGTACGGCACCCGGCGCACGGTGTGGTGTGTGCGGGGATGGCGTGGACACGCTGCGGTGCGCACACTGTGCGGCGGCCTTCCATTGGCGCTGCCACTTCCCGATGACCGAAGCCCGGCCAGG GACGAACCCCCGCTGCAAGTCCTGCTCTGCAGACCCGACTCCCACTCCTGGTGAGGCAGGGCCGACTTCTGCGCGCCCGGCCCCTGGGCTTGCCAAG GTGGGGGACGACTCTGCTGGTCACGAGTCTGTTCTGCAAAGGGATGATCTGGAGTCCCTCCTGAATGAG CACTCCTTCGACGGCATCCTGCAGTGGGCCATCCAGAGCATGTCACGGCCGCTGGCCGAGGCACCACCCTTCTCCTCCTGA
- the Aire gene encoding autoimmune regulator isoform X5 has protein sequence MAGGDGTLRRLLRLHRTEIAVAVDSAFPLLHALADHDVVPEDKFQETLRLKEKEGCPQAFHALLSWLLTQDSGAILDFWRVLFKDYNLERYSRLHPILEGFPKDVDLSQPRKGRKPLAGPKVSVLPPRPPTKRKALEEPRATLPAAPTPKSSASPGSHPKTKPPKKPEGSLESQRLPLGNGIQAMSASVQRAVTVSSGDVPGTRGAVEGILIQQVFESGGSKKCIQVGGEFYTPSKFEDPSSNAKNKTRGGSSLKPVVRAKGAQVTIAGRDEQRMGQQCGVPALPALPSEPQVHQKNEDECAVCHDGGELICCDGCPRAFHLACLSPPLREIPSGLWRCSRCLQGRVQKNLSQPEESRPLEPPAETPSTAPGARCGVCGDGVDTLRCAHCAAAFHWRCHFPMTEARPGTNPRCKSCSADPTPTPGEAGPTSARPAPGLAKVGDDSAGHESVLQRDDLESLLNEHSFDGILQWAIQSMSRPLAEAPPFSS, from the exons ATGGCCGGCGGGGATGGGACGCTGCGCCGCCTGCTGAGGCTGCACCGCACCGAGATCGCGGTGGCGGTCGACAGCGCCTTTCCACTGCTGCACGCTCTGGCCGACCACGACGTGGTCCCAGAGGACAAGTTCCAG GAGACACTCCGCCTGAAGGAGAAGGAGGGCTGCCCCCAGGCCTTCCATGCCCTGCTGTCCTGGCTCCTGACCCAGGACAGTGGGGCCATCCTGGACTTCTGGAGGGTTCTCTTTAAGGACTACAATCTGGAACGCTACAGCCGCCTGCATCCCATCCTGGAGGGCTTCCCAAAAG ATGTGGACCTCAGCCAGCCCCGGAAGGGAAGGAAACCCCTTGCTGGTCCCAAGGTCTCAGTACTGCCGCCCAGACCCCCCACCAAGAGAAAAGCCCTAGAGGAGCCTCGGGCTACCCTACCAGCAGCCCCGACCCCCAAGAGCTCTGCCAGCCCAG GCTCCCACCCAAAGACCAAGCCCCCTAAGAAGCCAGAGGGCAGTTTGGAGTCACAGCGCCTCCCCCTGGGGAATG GAATCCAGGCCATGTCGGCTTCCGTCCAGAGAGCTGTGACGGTGTCCTCCGGGGATGTCCCAGGAACCCGAGGGGCTGTGGAAGGAATCCTTATCCAGCAGGTGTTTGAGTCAG GAGGATCCAAGAAGTGCATCCAGGTTGGGGGCGAGTTTTACACCCCCAGCAAGTTTGAAGATCCCAGTAGCAATGCAAAGAATAAGACCCGTGGTGGTAGCAGCCTAAAGCCCGTGGTCCGAGCCAAGGGAGCCCAGGTCACTATTGCT GGTAGAGATGAGCAGAGAATGGGCCAGCAGTGTGGGGTCCCTGCCCTTCCAGCCCttcccagtgagccccaggttcaccAG AAGAACGAGGACGAATGTGCTGTGTGCCACGATGGAGGTGAGCTCATCTGCTGTGATGGCTGCCCCAGGGCCTTCCACCTGGCTTGCCTGTCCCCACCTCTGCGGGAGATCCCCAG CGGCCTCTGGAGGTGCTCCCGCTGCCTCCagggcagagtccagaagaaCCTGTCCCAGCCTGAGGAGTCCAGGCCCCTGGAGCCACCTGCAGAGACCCCG AGTACGGCACCCGGCGCACGGTGTGGTGTGTGCGGGGATGGCGTGGACACGCTGCGGTGCGCACACTGTGCGGCGGCCTTCCATTGGCGCTGCCACTTCCCGATGACCGAAGCCCGGCCAGG GACGAACCCCCGCTGCAAGTCCTGCTCTGCAGACCCGACTCCCACTCCTGGTGAGGCAGGGCCGACTTCTGCGCGCCCGGCCCCTGGGCTTGCCAAG GTGGGGGACGACTCTGCTGGTCACGAGTCTGTTCTGCAAAGGGATGATCTGGAGTCCCTCCTGAATGAG CACTCCTTCGACGGCATCCTGCAGTGGGCCATCCAGAGCATGTCACGGCCGCTGGCCGAGGCACCACCCTTCTCCTCCTGA
- the Aire gene encoding autoimmune regulator isoform X6 — translation MAGGDGTLRRLLRLHRTEIAVAVDSAFPLLHALADHDVVPEDKFQETLRLKEKEGCPQAFHALLSWLLTQDSGAILDFWRVLFKDYNLERYSRLHPILEGFPKDVDLSQPRKGRKPLAGPKVSVLPPRPPTKRKALEEPRATLPAAPTPKSSASPGSHPKTKPPKKPEGSLESQRLPLGNGIQAMSASVQRAVTVSSGDVPGTRGAVEGILIQQVFESGGSKKCIQVGGEFYTPSKFEDPSSNAKNKTRGGSSLKPVVRAKGAQGRDEQRMGQQCGVPALPALPSEPQVHQKNEDECAVCHDGGELICCDGCPRAFHLACLSPPLREIPSGLWRCSRCLQGRVQKNLSQPEESRPLEPPAETPSTAPGARCGVCGDGVDTLRCAHCAAAFHWRCHFPMTEARPGTNPRCKSCSADPTPTPGEAGPTSARPAPGLAKVGDDSAGHESVLQRDDLESLLNEHSFDGILQWAIQSMSRPLAEAPPFSS, via the exons ATGGCCGGCGGGGATGGGACGCTGCGCCGCCTGCTGAGGCTGCACCGCACCGAGATCGCGGTGGCGGTCGACAGCGCCTTTCCACTGCTGCACGCTCTGGCCGACCACGACGTGGTCCCAGAGGACAAGTTCCAG GAGACACTCCGCCTGAAGGAGAAGGAGGGCTGCCCCCAGGCCTTCCATGCCCTGCTGTCCTGGCTCCTGACCCAGGACAGTGGGGCCATCCTGGACTTCTGGAGGGTTCTCTTTAAGGACTACAATCTGGAACGCTACAGCCGCCTGCATCCCATCCTGGAGGGCTTCCCAAAAG ATGTGGACCTCAGCCAGCCCCGGAAGGGAAGGAAACCCCTTGCTGGTCCCAAGGTCTCAGTACTGCCGCCCAGACCCCCCACCAAGAGAAAAGCCCTAGAGGAGCCTCGGGCTACCCTACCAGCAGCCCCGACCCCCAAGAGCTCTGCCAGCCCAG GCTCCCACCCAAAGACCAAGCCCCCTAAGAAGCCAGAGGGCAGTTTGGAGTCACAGCGCCTCCCCCTGGGGAATG GAATCCAGGCCATGTCGGCTTCCGTCCAGAGAGCTGTGACGGTGTCCTCCGGGGATGTCCCAGGAACCCGAGGGGCTGTGGAAGGAATCCTTATCCAGCAGGTGTTTGAGTCAG GAGGATCCAAGAAGTGCATCCAGGTTGGGGGCGAGTTTTACACCCCCAGCAAGTTTGAAGATCCCAGTAGCAATGCAAAGAATAAGACCCGTGGTGGTAGCAGCCTAAAGCCCGTGGTCCGAGCCAAGGGAGCCCAG GGTAGAGATGAGCAGAGAATGGGCCAGCAGTGTGGGGTCCCTGCCCTTCCAGCCCttcccagtgagccccaggttcaccAG AAGAACGAGGACGAATGTGCTGTGTGCCACGATGGAGGTGAGCTCATCTGCTGTGATGGCTGCCCCAGGGCCTTCCACCTGGCTTGCCTGTCCCCACCTCTGCGGGAGATCCCCAG CGGCCTCTGGAGGTGCTCCCGCTGCCTCCagggcagagtccagaagaaCCTGTCCCAGCCTGAGGAGTCCAGGCCCCTGGAGCCACCTGCAGAGACCCCG AGTACGGCACCCGGCGCACGGTGTGGTGTGTGCGGGGATGGCGTGGACACGCTGCGGTGCGCACACTGTGCGGCGGCCTTCCATTGGCGCTGCCACTTCCCGATGACCGAAGCCCGGCCAGG GACGAACCCCCGCTGCAAGTCCTGCTCTGCAGACCCGACTCCCACTCCTGGTGAGGCAGGGCCGACTTCTGCGCGCCCGGCCCCTGGGCTTGCCAAG GTGGGGGACGACTCTGCTGGTCACGAGTCTGTTCTGCAAAGGGATGATCTGGAGTCCCTCCTGAATGAG CACTCCTTCGACGGCATCCTGCAGTGGGCCATCCAGAGCATGTCACGGCCGCTGGCCGAGGCACCACCCTTCTCCTCCTGA
- the Aire gene encoding autoimmune regulator isoform X8, with translation MAGGDGTLRRLLRLHRTEIAVAVDSAFPLLHALADHDVVPEDKFQETLRLKEKEGCPQAFHALLSWLLTQDSGAILDFWRVLFKDYNLERYSRLHPILEGFPKDVDLSQPRKGRKPLAGPKVSVLPPRPPTKRKALEEPRATLPAAPTPKSSASPGSHPKTKPPKKPEGSLESQRLPLGNGIQAMSASVQRAVTVSSGDVPGTRGAVEGILIQQVFESGGSKKCIQVGGEFYTPSKFEDPSSNAKNKTRGGSSLKPVVRAKGAQGRDEQRMGQQCGVPALPALPSEPQVHQNEDECAVCHDGGELICCDGCPRAFHLACLSPPLREIPSGLWRCSRCLQGRVQKNLSQPEESRPLEPPAETPSTAPGARCGVCGDGVDTLRCAHCAAAFHWRCHFPMTEARPGTNPRCKSCSADPTPTPGEAGPTSARPAPGLAKVGDDSAGHESVLQRDDLESLLNEHSFDGILQWAIQSMSRPLAEAPPFSS, from the exons ATGGCCGGCGGGGATGGGACGCTGCGCCGCCTGCTGAGGCTGCACCGCACCGAGATCGCGGTGGCGGTCGACAGCGCCTTTCCACTGCTGCACGCTCTGGCCGACCACGACGTGGTCCCAGAGGACAAGTTCCAG GAGACACTCCGCCTGAAGGAGAAGGAGGGCTGCCCCCAGGCCTTCCATGCCCTGCTGTCCTGGCTCCTGACCCAGGACAGTGGGGCCATCCTGGACTTCTGGAGGGTTCTCTTTAAGGACTACAATCTGGAACGCTACAGCCGCCTGCATCCCATCCTGGAGGGCTTCCCAAAAG ATGTGGACCTCAGCCAGCCCCGGAAGGGAAGGAAACCCCTTGCTGGTCCCAAGGTCTCAGTACTGCCGCCCAGACCCCCCACCAAGAGAAAAGCCCTAGAGGAGCCTCGGGCTACCCTACCAGCAGCCCCGACCCCCAAGAGCTCTGCCAGCCCAG GCTCCCACCCAAAGACCAAGCCCCCTAAGAAGCCAGAGGGCAGTTTGGAGTCACAGCGCCTCCCCCTGGGGAATG GAATCCAGGCCATGTCGGCTTCCGTCCAGAGAGCTGTGACGGTGTCCTCCGGGGATGTCCCAGGAACCCGAGGGGCTGTGGAAGGAATCCTTATCCAGCAGGTGTTTGAGTCAG GAGGATCCAAGAAGTGCATCCAGGTTGGGGGCGAGTTTTACACCCCCAGCAAGTTTGAAGATCCCAGTAGCAATGCAAAGAATAAGACCCGTGGTGGTAGCAGCCTAAAGCCCGTGGTCCGAGCCAAGGGAGCCCAG GGTAGAGATGAGCAGAGAATGGGCCAGCAGTGTGGGGTCCCTGCCCTTCCAGCCCttcccagtgagccccaggttcaccAG AACGAGGACGAATGTGCTGTGTGCCACGATGGAGGTGAGCTCATCTGCTGTGATGGCTGCCCCAGGGCCTTCCACCTGGCTTGCCTGTCCCCACCTCTGCGGGAGATCCCCAG CGGCCTCTGGAGGTGCTCCCGCTGCCTCCagggcagagtccagaagaaCCTGTCCCAGCCTGAGGAGTCCAGGCCCCTGGAGCCACCTGCAGAGACCCCG AGTACGGCACCCGGCGCACGGTGTGGTGTGTGCGGGGATGGCGTGGACACGCTGCGGTGCGCACACTGTGCGGCGGCCTTCCATTGGCGCTGCCACTTCCCGATGACCGAAGCCCGGCCAGG GACGAACCCCCGCTGCAAGTCCTGCTCTGCAGACCCGACTCCCACTCCTGGTGAGGCAGGGCCGACTTCTGCGCGCCCGGCCCCTGGGCTTGCCAAG GTGGGGGACGACTCTGCTGGTCACGAGTCTGTTCTGCAAAGGGATGATCTGGAGTCCCTCCTGAATGAG CACTCCTTCGACGGCATCCTGCAGTGGGCCATCCAGAGCATGTCACGGCCGCTGGCCGAGGCACCACCCTTCTCCTCCTGA